The Palaemon carinicauda isolate YSFRI2023 chromosome 33, ASM3689809v2, whole genome shotgun sequence genome contains a region encoding:
- the LOC137626206 gene encoding uncharacterized protein, translated as MFHGVNSISETIDIRVEDSDALQVSDLVALQICGLLALQVNVLVTLQVNVLVALQVNVPVALPVSGLYALQANRPVALQVKDLVTLSKGHCSLQVKDSVALQVKDLVTLRKLPCSLQVKDLDALQVKDQVVFLFALKAKELVALQVKDLVALRVKDLVSLQVNDLVALQVINLVALQAKDLVALQVKEIVTLGKWPCSLQVKDFVALKAKERVALKVKDIVTLSKWPCSLQVNDLVALQAKDLVALQEYKVRKDITHASNIKFEKVPLMQEISSLKRNPSSLDYQV; from the exons GTAGAAGACAGTGATGCTTTGCAGGTGAGTGACCTTGTTGCTTTGCAGATATGTGGCCTTCTTGCTTTGCAAGTAAATGTTCTTGTTACTTTGCAGGTAAATGTTCTTGTTGCTTTGCAGGTAAATGTTCCTGTTGCTTTGCCGGTGAGTGGCCTTTATGCTTTGCAGGCAAATAGACCAGTTGCTTTGCAG GTAAAAGACCTTGTTACTTTAAGTAAAGGGCATTGTTCTTTGCAAGTAAAAGACAGTGTTGCTTTGCAAGTAAAAGACCTTGTTACTTTAAGAAAATTACCTTGTTCTTTGCAGGTAAAGGACCTTGATGCTTTGCAG GTAAAAGACCAGGTTGTCTTTTTGTTTGCTTTGAAGGCAAAAGAGCTTGTTGCTTTGCAG GTAAAAGACCTTGTTGCTTTGCGG GTAAAAGACCTTGTTTCTCTGCAAGTAAATGACCTTGTTGCTTTGCAGGTAATAAACCTTGTTGCTTTGCAGGCTAAAGATCTTGTTGCTTTGCAGGTAAAAGAAATTGTTACTTTAGGTAAATGGCCTTGTTCTTTGCAGGTAAAAGACTTTGTTGCTTTAAAGGCAAAAGAGCGTGTTGCTTTGAAGGTAAAAGATATTGTTACTTTAAGTAAATGGCCTTGTTCTTTGCAG GTAAATGACCTTGTTGCTCTCCAGGCAAAAGACCTTGTTGCTTTGCAG GAATATAAAGTTAGGAAAGATATCACTCATGCCTCAAATATCAAGTTTGAAAAGGTACCCCTCATGCAAGAAATATCAAGTTTGAAAAGGAACCCCTCATCCCTGGATTATCAAGTTTGA